In Gemmatimonadota bacterium, the following proteins share a genomic window:
- the rsmA gene encoding 16S rRNA (adenine(1518)-N(6)/adenine(1519)-N(6))-dimethyltransferase RsmA, whose amino-acid sequence MTRDEEGPAAILERHGLVPRKRWGQNFLHDRAVAQRIVDAAGISPGDRVLEIGPGLGALTGPLLDAGAVVTAVELDRGIAACLTDRLGGHEGLEIIVADVLRVDPARLPNDPVRLVANLPYSITGPILSMILTSPDRFHSAVLMVQREVARRLVAGSGGREIGAPAVLLRLLYRVKKQFDVGTGAFFPAPGVVSTVLSLERIAGSRLSPAVADAVNRAYRQRRKMIRKTLKDTVAAEGELVRRLRGLGRSEEARPEELEPEDWPELVDSGPKEERA is encoded by the coding sequence ATGACGCGTGACGAAGAGGGCCCGGCGGCGATTCTGGAGCGTCACGGCCTTGTCCCCCGGAAGCGATGGGGGCAAAACTTTCTCCACGACCGCGCCGTGGCGCAGCGAATCGTGGACGCGGCGGGGATCTCACCCGGGGACCGCGTGCTGGAGATCGGGCCGGGGCTTGGAGCGCTCACCGGGCCGCTTCTGGATGCGGGAGCGGTTGTCACGGCGGTGGAGCTGGACCGGGGGATTGCGGCCTGCCTCACGGATCGACTCGGCGGACACGAAGGCCTGGAGATCATCGTGGCGGATGTGCTTCGCGTGGACCCGGCCAGACTCCCGAACGATCCGGTTCGGCTGGTGGCCAATCTGCCCTACTCCATCACCGGCCCGATTCTGTCGATGATTCTCACCAGTCCGGATCGTTTCCATTCCGCCGTTCTGATGGTACAGAGAGAGGTCGCGCGACGACTGGTCGCCGGATCCGGAGGGCGGGAGATCGGCGCGCCCGCGGTGCTCCTGCGATTGCTGTATCGCGTGAAGAAGCAGTTCGATGTCGGAACAGGCGCGTTCTTCCCGGCGCCGGGGGTGGTCTCAACCGTTCTGTCGCTGGAGCGGATCGCGGGCAGTCGCCTGTCCCCGGCGGTGGCCGATGCCGTCAATCGCGCTTATCGTCAGCGGAGGAAGATGATCCGCAAGACGCTGAAGGACACGGTCGCCGCCGAAGGCGAGCTGGTGCGGCGGCTCCGAGGGCTGGGTCGCTCCGAAGAGGCGCGCCCCGAAGAGCTGGAACCGGAGGATTGGCCGGAACTCGTGGATTCCGGGCCGAAGGAGGAACGCGCGTGA